tcgtacttgcttcggttactttttggtattttaacgagatcgggaccaactacatacgaacttacaattttcgcattcgggtgtcaatcgtatataaaaatcgggacagtgtgacgcattaaataaatatcattttctcTTCAGCGGAAGAAGACCAAAATGCAAAAAATCAGACATATTGTGATCATCAACAAGCATTTGTCCGACgtaaaactttttttgaaaGGATGGACGAAGATTTTGTATGTATCATTTTGCATATTTACGAACTTAATGATATACCGTTATGTTTCAGTATTTTCGCTTTCGTTTTGTCAATGAAATAATTCTCTTTTCATAAAAGCAAAATCGCATAAATTGACTCGAAAGTTTGAATTTCTCAATTCAaatcaacaattaaaaaaagaaaacaaaagttaCAAAGTGCAAATGCTCCATTTTGAAAaccgtaccttgacctttaatggttcacttttataaattgtgacttggatggagagttgtatcattggaactcatgccacatcttcctatatctatttatgttAATGTATTTGGAAAATCAAACATATCTGTaatcaattatttcttggtaGCTATATATCCAGTTGATATCTAAATACATATCCTGTGATAAATTATCCGACGAATTTATGGTAAAATGCAGAAACGACACAAACCGTCGGACACTTATGTGGCACCTCAAACTATTTGTAAGGTTTGCAGGATATTATGAAAATAAGGCGGCAAATGTATTATGATTTCTAAAAAGACAGGAAAAAAACGAAGCAGTGTACATATGAGAAGTTATCAAAGGAATACAATCTAATAAAGATATAGATATCATATCGTTATACTCGAATGAGTACGAGAGTTCCAAAAGATTTCATATTTAATCAGATTGCTTTAGAACACAAACTTAAAAAGTGAatccacaaaaatactgaacttgggggaaaattcaaaacggaattttcctaataaaatggcaaaatcaaaggataaaacatatcaaacgaatggacaataactgtcatattcctgacttggtacacgcattttcaaacgtagaaaatggtgaattaaacctggttttacagcGATAAACAtttcacttgtacgacagtcgcgTCAAAAGTATAACTGTCTTTCACTGTCTTTTATTTCCAGGTCAAATTTTTATTGTTGGTTGGTGTACCTATACTTATTCTGTTGTTGTATCCAGTCGTCAGCTATCTGTTTTCATCTAACGAGATTTTCATGCTGCGCAGATcagggtattttttttaaattattttgtaatgatTGACCACACCGTTACGACACTGATGATATTATACCATCGACATATATGACGTATAACTAATACAAAgtaaatgaaggcaacagtagtataccctattcaaaagtcataaatcgattgagagaaaataaaTTGGGGTCGCAAACTAAAACCAAGAAGTTTATATGACCTCCTTGCTAAAACCGAATGCAACACACCAACTATAAGacgaaaacaacgaaacaacagaaatactgaagtgcaacaaaaaaaatcgCCAATGCAACACACGTACAGACGAACTAttagatattttaaacaacagCAATATTCCTAActtagtacaggacattttaagtaAAGCATACCGAAGCCTAGGAGCAAgtatataattatcaaataagACATGGTTAAAACATAAGAAATGAACTAGCATAAGCATTTGTGTCCTGTCTGGGGAATTTTGAAGGGAATTTCAAAATACAGGGGGAATATACAAAAGGAATATTCAATTCTCATAAGTCGATTACAGGCTGAAAACGCCAGGCAAAAAAcgaaatttcacaaaaaaaaacccaaacattgGTATATATTGATGTACTCGAACCCCGTCAAAACAACCTGGTTGAACTCTGGTACTCCTATACTGGGTAAGCATGATCCTGCTGTATGTTTCCTTTTTATTTGACCGATAGATACTTTTAAGATAGatctattttgtatttcaaagttATCATCTGGAGAAAGGGAAGAGTATACTAGTATACCTTCTTTAATTACTAGCTATTAAAATCTTTGTAAATGTATGCCTCTCATTTTGATAAACACCGAAAGCTACATTCTTTGAAGTCTATTCAAATTGTTAATATAGCATGAACCCTATCCGCCTTTGCTCATTTTTCAGAGTATACACAGAACAACGTTTCACTAGTGTGAGAAGAATTCCTTACTATGTAAAGAAAGGCTATCAACCAAGTAATCTACAAGCGTACCATGATTTGGAGAACAATGTAGAATTgaaatattatagaaaaaagAATCCGTATTCATAATAATTATTGTTGTAATACAATAATTAATAACTATTCTGACAAatacatatgaggtaaaaggAAACAGGCATAAATTATCCAGACATAGAatcaacagatttttttctagtcaatttgaaataagaaaattgcccattttaaaaaaaatataaagatatttgcGATCCTGTTAATTTGAATGCTTGTTGTGCAATGTATGAACTTGATCATGCTATCTCTCTCTCATTCTTTCTccattatgttttatttcttccACGAACGTATTGTTTCTATTGGTTATCTTTGTGATGGTTTTGACTGTACGAACCAGgatcaagataaaaaaaaaaggtggtaCGGAGAGATATTTCATATCTCACATGTGAAACTAGTAATAGGACTAGGGTAATGATAAACAGTTACATCATGCACTTATGTTCGCAGTACAACGAAAATTTTAGCAATTAAAAGACAAGTACATGAAACACTTCTGTCTGCTTTAAGGATAGTTTAAACAGCTgacatattatttttcaaattgacgACATAATCTATAGATataagatatggtatgagtgcaaatgagacaactcacaaTCCAAGTCATGatatgtaaaagtaaaccattcaaggtcaaagtacggtcttcaacacgaagccttgacTCGTACCGAACAGCTTTAAAGAgtcccaaaatgactagtgtaaaacattCAAACGGTAAAcgaacggtctaatctatataaaaacgagaaactagaaacaattataaatcacataaacaaacgaataccactgaacatcaggttgcTGTCTTGGGAACAGTGACTGGGGACaagtgcaaacaattgcagcgggtttaaacgttttaatggtaccaactttcaattttacctgaaacaatagtgtaacatcacaacatagaaagacacactataaaatatcaattgaaatggctcgACTCAATAGACATATCAACACAAACAAATGAACTTACAATGAACGAATTAATCTGATCTTTTGTAGAAAGTGCCAATTCATTAATAGCAGTTCTTGATTGGAAAGAAGAAGGTCATAGTGTCGTAGCCATTTGTAAACATCCATTGTGTTTGGTTGCTGTTGTTTCAAATGCATAACTATAAACTCTCTTGGTCGTTACGTCAATATGATATGAATTACAAGAATTTGTGTCCATTTGACACCATGCCACCGCTCGCACTTTTCCTTTCCATATTCAATGAATGGTGAAATTTTGATTAAACCATATTTTGGCATGTCTATGAGTTttcctgaatattattttacGTGTAGCTTTAATCTAAAATCAGTCGCTTCACAGGCTGTGTGATTGTCATGTTAAAAATGTGAACTAAGCATTCATGATAAActatcaatttaaattttaaacctgcaACAGTacggacagacagatggacgCGTAGAACGAAAACCACAATGTCCCCTTTAATATAGTAAGCATGGCTTACACATGTATTTGCGTTACCTTACAGTACATAAATAAGTCAGTTTTGTTACCGATACCGTTTCAATTTAGATTTGTTGCCtattttatttcgttttgaCCAATGAAGTAGAATTAGAGTTTAAAATGAGTAACAACATTTTCATTCACTGAAAGTTGGTTCTAGTTTTAAAGGTTAATAAACTTGAATGTAGCGTCTGTAGtggtcaatttttaaaagatttttataaGCGTTGATTTAGTTTTGTCCAAGCCATTCAGGGAGAAACAATCGTAGTAAATTAAACATGCATAGACTGGcaccaattttaaaaattgatcaaATTACTTAATCAGAAGTACTGTGCAATGTGCAAtgtgttatgatttttttttaattttgaatcacAAAAAGATTTAGGACATTCACATTTAAGCTCAAAAACCCTTTATATAAACCTCTTCATTttcatctaaaaataaatatatttctgtgTGGGTCTTGTGTTCAAAAACAACTAGTGACATACCAGCAAGCGGGCTGCAAATAGAAACACAACTTTGGCATATACATTGAAACAAAAGTTATCAGAATTCTTATTGTCATTTACAAAAGGTCATCGGTGCCATATGGCATTTCTCATCTACCTACGGAAAAGAGTATATATGTTGTCCTGTTCGATAACGATGTTTGTATTGTTCTGTACAGTTATTTGAAATTAGAGATTGAATAAATTTGGAAATGACATTTCCAAAGTTtgcaatatttataaaaaaatcaatatttgtttacatttaaaggAAATTACAACATAAGTGTATAATACAGTGTAACAGAGAGTTGATAGTCATATGCCTTGTCAGATggaaattgtttatttctaaaCTTTCGACAAACTACATAAATGTCAATATGGAAGAAAGAATTGACATTTTGGTCGGGGTGACTGAAGTGGGAATGTATATCCATTAATCTGGAATCgttcatataaaattttcagaggGATCAGGTCTAAAACAGACAAGATTAGTTATTTATTACCGGTTTGTTTTgccgtatttttttttcattaaaaagtgtaaaatgtaatgaaacacagtaaattaaaaagttaaatctcTTCAGTTGATTTAGAAAATACAAATCAGGATGAACTCACAAAGGAGATATACTGTGTGTCGACCGGGTATAACATCTCCTACTATGCATATTCATCACCTGCAATGCGAATTCAAACGCATTCCTCGTCTTTTTGCTACTGttagataaagtttttgactttcaaatattttggaatCAAACACCATTGAAGAGACAtttaaaattgtccaaaaaaagttataaacacAACATTGATGTACATGGTAATAACATGATGATGATTTTAAATGGAAGATTTGTTAACAGCTATTGAAAGATGTTATTAGCATAAAATTCGGATTATACCTACACATATATAACAAGCAAGCTTTGTAATggaaaatacttttatttacatatatatgtctTACAGGTACAAGCAAGCATGTGGCTCATACTTTCTTAGTGTTGTGTTGTATTCGGAAAGATTAATTTCTGTATAActgttaaattgaaaatataatgttgTTGCATAAAAGATTAATATGATAACCACCCCTTATCAATTTTGTCACTTAAGTCCCAGCTGGTACTCTCTAAACATGGTGTATTGAAATTAACGTCAtaaatttaactaaataaaTAGAATCAATTCTACCGGCTAGAGCTCAGTGAATATGTGGTGGACGAGCGAGTAAATTCacgctataaaatgaaaataattaggAAAGATCATAAACAGCAAGAGCCAAGCAGTACCTTGCCAAATTGCACATTTTCCCTCtaattttttctcaaaactcctgtcctgctaTTTTTCCAATTTCATCCTCCATTTGATGCTAATTTACaggataaatataaaatattagacTGATAAGATGAAAAGAGTACAATGAGAAAGTATTTAAGATTATACAAGTATTTCATTTTCGAAAGATACTGTTGTACACGAGCATTTCATCcttaatacatttgaaaataagctTGTGGTCGAAAATCATAAAAGGCAAAAACAAACCCCAAGTTGAATAACTTCTATAGCTGTCTTGTTTTATAATTAGtatttgaaagaaagaaaacacaCTCCCAATTGAAAGATCAAGACCCTACTTTCTATTTGAAGATGTTGATAAACTACAAATGATGCATAAATTCATATGTGGtgtaatatcaatatattagtaaactaaaagagggacgaaagataccaaaggaacggTCAAACTAacaaatcgaaaacaaactgacaatgccatggctaaaaatgaaaaagacaaacagacaaacactagtacacatgacacaacatagaaaactaaagaataaacaacacaaaccccaccaaaaactgggggtgatctcatgtgctccggaaggtaaAATGTTCAGATTTCTTAAATCGATTTAGTAAAGACAAATCAGGGTGAATTCACAAAAGAGCTAGACTGTGTGTCGGCCTGGTATAACATCTTCTGCTATGCGAACTCAAATGCATTCCTTTTTTCGgctgtttcaaatattttggaatCAAACATCATTAAGGAGACATTTAAAATCGTCAAAACacttataaaaacaacattgacGTACTGGTAATGAAACTTGGTGATAATTTTGAAAGGAATATTTGTTTACAGCTATTGGCAGATATATTTCCCGTAAAATTACCGATTGTGCCTTCACATATAACAAGCAAGCTTGGTAATGGAACAtacttttatatacatatacgtCTTACAGGTACAAGCATGTGACTCATTACTTTCTCAGGGTTGTGTTGTAATCGGAAACATGTCATCATTTGTTTCTGTTATACTGTTACTAagtaaattgaaaatgtaatttttgttgcataaaagataaatatgacAACCACCCCTATTCAATGGTGTTACTGAAGTCCCAGTTGGTACTCTCTAAACATGGTGCATCGAAATTAACGTCatgaattcaattaaaaaatatccaTTCTACCGGGTTGTGCTCAGTAAACATGTTGTACATGAACAAGTAAATTCACGATAtaagaatgaaaataaacagataacATATACAGCTAGGGCCAAGCAGTAGCTGTACCTTGCCAAGTTGCACATCCTGCTTTctatttttactcaaaactcatTTTCTTCctatttttacaaatgttatCCTCGACTCGGCGATAATTTACAGGATGCATATAAAATATGAGACTGGTAAAATAAAAGGATACAATGAGAATGTAATATGAGTATTTCATTTCAAGAATTTCCTGCTGTATATCAGCATTGCAtccttaataaaattgaaaagaaggCTTGTGATCAAAAACcataaaagcaaaaac
The genomic region above belongs to Mytilus trossulus isolate FHL-02 chromosome 7, PNRI_Mtr1.1.1.hap1, whole genome shotgun sequence and contains:
- the LOC134727268 gene encoding dnaJ homolog subfamily B member 1-like isoform X1, which translates into the protein MTQNEDNDNSHESNIGYYTKEQQVLVDRTLAYQECMYYDILEVPRRSPIEVISKSYRRLSLQLHPDKNKAPRAEEACKVINNAYDKLSDTEGKHLYDTVELPKIEELLRQRNRSHSYPAEEDQNAKNQTYCDHQQAFVRRKTFFERMDEDFVKFLLLVGVPILILLLYPVVSYLFSSNEIFMLRRSGVYTEQRFTSVRRIPYYVKKGYQPSNLQAYHDLENNVELKYYRKKNPYS
- the LOC134727268 gene encoding dnaJ homolog subfamily B member 1-like isoform X2, coding for MQQQVLVDRTLAYQECMYYDILEVPRRSPIEVISKSYRRLSLQLHPDKNKAPRAEEACKVINNAYDKLSDTEGKHLYDTVELPKIEELLRQRNRSHSYPAEEDQNAKNQTYCDHQQAFVRRKTFFERMDEDFVKFLLLVGVPILILLLYPVVSYLFSSNEIFMLRRSGVYTEQRFTSVRRIPYYVKKGYQPSNLQAYHDLENNVELKYYRKKNPYS